One window of Saprospiraceae bacterium genomic DNA carries:
- a CDS encoding histidine kinase: MKHLRPNSILFILFCFVGCDSCKAQLKSDQLTDSLENSEKIIDLGLGIPKTSLEMKSYLDAGMDPYFVESKDTISVYGPKCIVRNLIQDRSGNYWLASWNGIIKYDGKIFTNYTLKEGLIRFHVTTVFEDSKGNIWFGHARGGVYRYNGTHFTLFTTKDGLPDNTANCVTEDATGNIWFGTENGVSRFDGMRFSNFTEEDGLNDHFINAILKDKNGKIWIGTNKGMNCYNGKSFTNFTDRDHFPPQKVASLFEDSKNNIWIGCNATQAGGKGLCRFDGKSLHYSIRPYFVMYLCEDKNMALWFAHNKGAEHPNFALYRYDGNSFSTITQQNQIDNPVIFGIIEDNKGSIWFGTSKGVCRYDGTWFNYFRKKEDR; this comes from the coding sequence ATGAAACACTTACGTCCGAATTCAATTTTATTTATATTGTTCTGTTTTGTTGGTTGCGATTCATGTAAAGCCCAATTAAAATCAGATCAATTAACAGATAGTCTTGAAAATTCAGAAAAAATTATTGACCTGGGACTAGGCATACCAAAAACATCCCTAGAGATGAAGTCGTATTTAGATGCAGGCATGGATCCCTATTTTGTCGAGTCAAAAGATACCATTTCTGTCTACGGCCCAAAATGCATCGTACGGAATTTGATTCAGGACAGATCAGGTAATTATTGGCTTGCTAGTTGGAACGGGATTATAAAATATGATGGTAAAATTTTTACAAATTATACGCTGAAAGAAGGTCTGATTCGTTTTCATGTCACTACTGTATTTGAAGATTCAAAAGGCAACATTTGGTTTGGCCATGCACGAGGAGGCGTGTATCGATACAATGGAACACACTTTACACTTTTTACAACAAAAGATGGATTGCCTGATAACACCGCGAATTGTGTTACTGAAGACGCAACAGGAAATATTTGGTTTGGTACAGAAAACGGAGTGAGCCGGTTTGATGGAATGCGCTTTTCAAATTTCACAGAAGAAGACGGACTCAATGATCATTTTATAAATGCAATACTAAAAGATAAAAATGGAAAAATTTGGATTGGAACCAATAAAGGAATGAATTGTTATAATGGCAAATCGTTTACGAATTTTACAGATCGGGATCATTTTCCACCTCAAAAAGTAGCATCACTATTTGAAGATAGCAAAAATAACATATGGATAGGTTGCAATGCCACACAAGCTGGTGGCAAAGGACTCTGCCGGTTTGATGGCAAGTCATTACACTACTCCATACGTCCTTACTTTGTGATGTATCTATGTGAAGATAAAAACATGGCTTTGTGGTTCGCTCATAATAAAGGAGCTGAACATCCTAATTTTGCATTATATCGCTATGATGGGAATTCGTTTTCTACAATTACACAACAAAATCAAATCGACAACCCGGTAATATTTGGAATTATTGAAGACAATAAAGGTTCCATTTGGTTTGGCACTTCTAAAGGAGTGTGTCGCTATGATGGGACATGGTTTAATTATTTCAGGAAAAAAGAAGACAGGTGA
- a CDS encoding ABC transporter ATP-binding protein, translating into MKIVANSIYKRFYRNWIIKDFNYTFNQGQVYGIAGSNGSGKSTLLQILSGMMGPSKGQIHYSIDGKELEEENWFSKISYAAPYADVYDYMNVKELIQHQQHFKKFRSNISSTDFIETCYLSGHEDKLIKYYSSGMKQRLKLGLAILADSSVLFLDEPISNLDDRAKLWCKQLLQNHCEDRLVIIASNEPEDFELVNYKIELEINMNTK; encoded by the coding sequence ATGAAAATCGTTGCAAACTCCATATACAAACGGTTTTATAGAAACTGGATTATCAAAGATTTCAATTATACATTTAATCAGGGACAGGTTTATGGCATTGCCGGATCAAATGGTTCTGGTAAGTCTACCTTACTTCAGATTTTATCCGGTATGATGGGGCCCAGTAAAGGGCAGATTCACTATTCAATAGACGGCAAGGAACTTGAGGAGGAAAATTGGTTTTCAAAGATCTCCTATGCGGCACCCTATGCAGATGTATATGATTACATGAATGTCAAAGAATTGATTCAGCATCAGCAGCATTTTAAAAAATTCAGAAGTAATATTTCGAGTACTGATTTTATTGAAACCTGTTATCTAAGCGGGCATGAAGATAAATTGATAAAGTACTATTCTTCTGGAATGAAGCAGCGTTTGAAATTGGGTTTGGCCATACTGGCAGATTCTTCTGTATTGTTTTTAGATGAACCCATTAGTAATTTAGACGACCGGGCCAAATTATGGTGTAAGCAATTATTGCAAAACCATTGTGAGGATCGATTGGTTATTATCGCATCCAACGAGCCGGAAGATTTTGAATTGGTTAATTATAAAATAGAATTGGAAATAAATATGAATACAAAATAA
- a CDS encoding bifunctional UDP-3-O-[3-hydroxymyristoyl] N-acetylglucosamine deacetylase/3-hydroxyacyl-ACP dehydratase: MNQRTIISDVFIEGVGLHTGSFVKMKFKPAPENYGIRFQRMDLPDQPIIAADVSKVVSTNRGTTLQEGVAQVWTVEHVLSALAGLEIDNVLIELDGPEIPIKDGSAMDFVNVLIGSGIIEQNAEREYFKIMEPISFEDESTGAEFLALPSEKLEITTMIDFNSKTLAPQYASLEHIEDYKTEIAPCRTFVFLHELEALLDQNLIKGGDLNNAIVIVDRLMSQEELDELAKKLNKPSVKVEREGVLNTIKPYFDNEPARHKLLDVLGDLALVGKPILGNILTKKPGHKLNIEFARILKKKLIEQKKMQGVPHYDPDKAPIFNTSQIQAMLPHRYPFLMVDKIIEISEKSVVGVKNISINEALFQGHFPGNPVFPGVLQIEAMAQTGGIMVLSMQEEPHAWDTYFLKIDNAKFKQKVMPGDTLLIKMELVAPVRRGIVQMLGTAYVGSKMVCEADLTAQIVKR; the protein is encoded by the coding sequence ATGAATCAAAGAACAATAATTTCGGACGTTTTCATAGAAGGGGTCGGACTGCACACGGGCTCTTTTGTTAAGATGAAATTTAAACCAGCTCCTGAAAACTACGGAATCCGGTTTCAACGAATGGATTTACCAGATCAACCCATCATTGCTGCAGATGTTAGTAAGGTGGTTTCAACCAATCGGGGCACAACCCTTCAGGAAGGAGTCGCACAGGTTTGGACCGTTGAACACGTACTTTCAGCACTTGCCGGTTTGGAAATTGATAACGTATTGATTGAATTGGATGGCCCTGAAATTCCAATTAAGGACGGAAGCGCAATGGACTTTGTAAATGTGCTGATTGGCAGTGGAATTATCGAACAAAATGCGGAGCGGGAATATTTTAAAATCATGGAGCCTATTTCCTTTGAAGACGAATCTACTGGCGCCGAATTTTTAGCATTGCCTTCTGAAAAGTTGGAAATCACTACGATGATTGATTTTAACTCAAAGACCCTTGCACCCCAATATGCAAGTCTTGAGCACATTGAAGATTATAAAACTGAAATTGCCCCCTGCAGAACTTTTGTTTTTTTGCATGAGTTGGAAGCGCTGTTAGATCAAAATTTAATAAAAGGTGGAGATTTAAACAATGCCATCGTCATCGTTGATCGTTTGATGAGTCAGGAGGAATTGGATGAATTGGCGAAAAAACTAAATAAGCCCAGCGTTAAAGTAGAACGAGAAGGGGTGTTAAATACCATTAAACCCTATTTTGACAATGAGCCAGCACGTCATAAGTTGCTTGATGTGTTGGGTGATTTGGCCTTAGTAGGCAAACCAATTCTGGGAAATATTTTGACCAAAAAGCCAGGACATAAATTAAACATTGAATTTGCCAGAATTCTTAAAAAGAAGCTGATTGAACAAAAGAAAATGCAGGGAGTTCCGCATTATGATCCTGACAAGGCGCCCATATTTAATACTTCCCAAATACAGGCGATGCTTCCACATCGCTATCCATTTTTAATGGTGGATAAGATTATTGAAATCTCAGAGAAATCGGTGGTTGGGGTAAAAAACATTTCAATCAATGAAGCCCTGTTTCAAGGTCATTTTCCGGGAAATCCAGTATTTCCAGGCGTCCTTCAAATTGAAGCCATGGCTCAAACAGGAGGCATTATGGTGTTATCCATGCAAGAAGAACCCCATGCCTGGGATACCTACTTTTTAAAAATTGACAACGCGAAATTTAAGCAAAAGGTCATGCCGGGGGATACCCTGTTGATTAAAATGGAATTGGTTGCTCCGGTGCGCAGAGGCATTGTACAAATGCTTGGCACGGCTTATGTAGGAAGTAAAATGGTTTGTGAAGCAGACTTAACGGCACAAATTGTAAAAAGATAA
- the lpxD gene encoding UDP-3-O-(3-hydroxymyristoyl)glucosamine N-acyltransferase, protein MKITAGELAALVHGTLEGDPNIIITHPSKIEEAVDGSLCYLDNLQYEPYLYQTKASAVLVNNGFQAKTEVKPAIIRVENVRLTVSELFKKFQEFPQNSGIDPKADIHDSVVLGESVSVGAYTSVSESVKIGSGSYIHPQVYIGKNVQIGDQVIIYPGVRIYQDCIIGNRCIIHSNAVIGSDGFGFAPDERGIYQKIAQLGNVVLGNDVEIGSNTTIDRGTMGSTKIGDGCKLDNLIQIAHNVQIGNHTVIAAQAGIAGSAKIGSYCMIGGQVGIAGHLTIADRTMIQAQSGIASSLEQSNGKWYGSPAMEYFAFLRSFAEFKKLPALAKKLKELEDKLKSES, encoded by the coding sequence GTGAAGATAACAGCCGGTGAATTAGCAGCCTTAGTTCATGGAACCTTGGAAGGCGATCCGAATATCATAATTACCCACCCCAGTAAGATTGAAGAAGCGGTAGATGGGAGTTTGTGCTATTTGGATAATTTACAGTATGAACCTTATTTATACCAAACAAAAGCCTCTGCTGTGTTGGTAAATAACGGCTTTCAAGCCAAGACCGAGGTAAAACCTGCCATCATTCGCGTTGAAAATGTGCGATTGACTGTCAGTGAGTTATTCAAAAAATTCCAGGAATTTCCCCAAAACAGCGGGATAGATCCAAAGGCTGACATCCATGATTCAGTGGTTCTAGGGGAGTCGGTAAGTGTTGGAGCTTATACCAGCGTTTCAGAATCTGTAAAAATCGGCTCTGGGTCTTACATCCATCCTCAGGTTTATATTGGTAAAAATGTACAGATTGGAGATCAGGTGATCATTTATCCGGGAGTTCGCATTTATCAGGACTGCATAATTGGGAATCGCTGTATAATTCATTCAAATGCGGTTATCGGGTCAGATGGCTTCGGTTTTGCACCAGACGAACGTGGGATCTATCAAAAAATAGCCCAATTGGGAAATGTGGTATTAGGAAATGATGTAGAAATTGGATCCAATACAACGATTGATCGGGGAACCATGGGTTCCACCAAAATAGGAGATGGCTGTAAATTGGACAATCTCATTCAAATTGCCCACAATGTCCAAATTGGCAATCATACGGTGATAGCGGCACAGGCAGGAATTGCCGGTAGTGCCAAAATAGGTAGTTATTGCATGATTGGAGGGCAAGTTGGTATTGCAGGTCACTTAACCATTGCTGATCGAACGATGATCCAGGCACAAAGTGGAATTGCCAGTTCATTGGAACAATCCAATGGAAAGTGGTATGGATCGCCAGCCATGGAATATTTTGCTTTTCTAAGATCCTTTGCCGAGTTTAAGAAATTACCCGCGTTGGCTAAGAAGTTAAAAGAACTGGAGGATAAATTGAAATCTGAATCATAA
- a CDS encoding tetratricopeptide repeat protein yields the protein MAKKKTKTFSSPPLKVEAQIPESGNSVNSSLYILLLLVFTFIIFSPAIKCDFVNWDDDRNTYENKLVLEHKYAEIFTQNVIGNYNPLSILSFAIEHSIYGMNASRMHLVNILLHLICVYFVFKIFQALKLNVWFALIGAALFAFHPLRVESVAWITERKDVLYGAFYCPALYLYIRNLDKPAKWKALLAFSLFIIGLFAKIQMVALPLSMLAVDYYKDRPLNLKLVLEKAHYFLAAFLFGIIGILFLKDQGSLETNSMVHTGLDRLFIGSYSLITYCIKWLVPYMMSPLYPYPEKLSIWHYLSLPAAIIMLYGIYYAYKKNAKALVFGFMFFFFNIVFLLQILAAGQGYLADRFTYIAYIGLFFIFCFYTQKWLIEKPKMKSIGFAALGLYLVVLSFISYNQTKIWKNSETLWTHVLKYYQNTPLPYNNRANYLRDLKQFDRALEDYNMAIKYKAGHATYNSRARLFFNKNEDLKAIQDYDQAIKMKPEAEYYVNRGAAKAKLGRWDEALSDINKGLELNKNWKVGYLNRSILYNQAGKTDLALADIDSYLKLDSKSPELWFEGARCLVLLNQSEKALSYFNNAIRLNPNSGLFYAERGQTLQSLGKIDAANQDFQRAQQLGQAIQ from the coding sequence ATGGCCAAAAAGAAAACCAAAACCTTCAGTTCCCCTCCCCTAAAGGTGGAAGCTCAAATACCCGAATCCGGCAATTCAGTTAATTCCAGTTTATACATCCTGCTTTTATTGGTTTTTACCTTTATCATATTTAGCCCAGCAATTAAATGCGATTTTGTAAACTGGGATGATGACCGAAATACCTATGAAAACAAATTAGTCCTTGAACATAAATATGCAGAAATTTTCACTCAAAATGTAATAGGAAATTACAATCCATTAAGCATCCTCAGTTTTGCCATTGAACATTCTATTTATGGCATGAATGCAAGTCGGATGCACCTGGTAAATATTTTACTCCATCTAATTTGTGTATATTTTGTTTTTAAAATATTTCAAGCACTCAAACTCAATGTTTGGTTTGCTTTAATCGGTGCGGCGCTATTTGCATTCCATCCGCTGCGGGTAGAATCTGTGGCCTGGATTACTGAACGTAAGGACGTTTTGTATGGTGCTTTTTATTGCCCTGCCCTCTACCTCTACATTCGAAACCTTGACAAGCCTGCAAAATGGAAAGCCTTACTCGCATTTAGTTTATTTATCATCGGGCTTTTTGCTAAAATTCAGATGGTTGCTTTGCCGTTGTCGATGCTTGCAGTTGATTATTATAAAGACCGTCCGTTGAATCTTAAATTGGTATTGGAAAAAGCTCATTATTTTTTAGCTGCTTTTTTATTTGGAATTATTGGCATCCTATTTTTAAAAGATCAGGGATCCCTTGAAACCAATTCTATGGTCCACACCGGTCTTGATCGCCTTTTTATTGGTTCATACAGCCTGATTACCTATTGTATCAAATGGCTGGTACCTTATATGATGTCTCCGCTTTATCCTTATCCGGAAAAATTAAGCATCTGGCATTATCTCTCTTTGCCCGCTGCAATTATAATGCTTTATGGTATTTATTATGCTTACAAGAAAAATGCAAAAGCCTTGGTTTTTGGATTTATGTTTTTCTTTTTTAACATCGTTTTTCTCCTTCAAATTCTCGCTGCCGGTCAAGGGTATTTAGCAGACCGATTTACCTACATTGCCTACATTGGTTTGTTTTTTATCTTTTGTTTTTACACTCAAAAATGGTTGATTGAGAAACCCAAAATGAAGTCAATTGGCTTTGCTGCTCTGGGTCTATATCTAGTGGTTTTAAGTTTTATAAGTTACAACCAAACTAAAATCTGGAAAAACTCTGAAACCCTTTGGACACATGTGTTGAAATATTATCAAAACACACCCCTGCCCTATAACAATCGTGCGAATTACTTAAGGGATTTAAAACAATTTGACCGGGCTTTGGAGGATTACAACATGGCTATTAAATATAAAGCAGGACATGCTACCTACAACAGCCGCGCACGCTTATTTTTTAATAAAAATGAAGATTTAAAAGCTATACAGGATTATGATCAGGCGATTAAAATGAAGCCGGAAGCTGAGTACTATGTCAATCGTGGTGCAGCGAAAGCAAAATTAGGACGTTGGGATGAGGCTTTATCTGATATCAACAAAGGATTGGAACTCAATAAAAATTGGAAGGTCGGTTATCTCAATCGATCCATTTTATACAATCAGGCAGGAAAAACAGATTTGGCTTTAGCAGATATTGATTCCTATTTAAAATTGGATTCCAAAAGTCCGGAACTTTGGTTTGAAGGAGCACGCTGCTTGGTTTTATTAAACCAATCTGAAAAAGCACTCAGCTATTTTAATAATGCCATCCGTTTAAATCCTAATTCAGGTTTGTTTTATGCAGAAAGAGGGCAAACTTTACAAAGTTTAGGAAAAATTGATGCTGCAAATCAAGATTTTCAACGCGCTCAACAATTGGGACAAGCCATTCAATAA
- the recN gene encoding DNA repair protein RecN produces the protein MLTSLSIKNYAIIDQLQMNWEGGFTAMTGETGAGKSIIIGALQLVLGNRSDVKDLKNTELKCIIEAEFQISDELLLQLNDRFELENQNTLILRREILPTGKTRSFINDSPVLLTIIQSIAPYLLSIHQQFDHLDLFDRSFQMESLDKYAGLTDAVSNYEIKFKQFQSLKNLYTQQAESLKSGMLEKEFIEFQWNELHAAQLKENELDTLENELKLVTKAAEIKTNCMQIFELIQGEQGLLDQTQTSISLVKNLQVNANLKSVYERLDGVRTELKDLSLELESIADQTELSPERITEINQRLDQLNRLLKKHRVQTEIELIQLKDQLEIKLSQLSMSDENLIKLQQEIEQLQNQLTKEAQNISKKRIAAIPGLVANIQKLLISLGMVNARVDIQLQQNEVLNAQGMDQIDFLFCANKGGVLRPLKDQASGGELARFNLAVKSLVATKNDGACMIFDEIDTGVSGQIALQMGNILKNMAQTHQLICITHSPQVASRASQHYYVFKEHTQTDTVTNIRKLNKDERLHELAKMLSGEPPTKAALINATELISL, from the coding sequence ATGCTGACCAGTCTTTCAATTAAAAATTATGCCATCATTGACCAATTGCAAATGAATTGGGAAGGTGGATTTACTGCAATGACCGGAGAAACCGGTGCCGGCAAATCCATTATTATTGGCGCTTTACAACTAGTTCTTGGAAACCGATCGGATGTTAAAGATTTAAAAAATACTGAACTAAAATGCATCATTGAAGCTGAATTTCAAATCAGCGACGAACTTTTATTGCAATTGAATGATCGCTTCGAACTTGAAAATCAAAATACACTGATATTAAGACGCGAAATTTTACCAACCGGAAAAACCCGCTCGTTTATTAATGACAGTCCGGTATTATTAACGATAATCCAATCAATTGCTCCATACTTATTAAGCATTCATCAACAATTTGATCATTTGGATTTGTTTGATAGATCCTTTCAAATGGAATCTTTAGATAAATATGCGGGTTTGACAGACGCTGTTTCTAACTATGAAATTAAATTCAAGCAATTTCAAAGCTTAAAAAATTTATATACACAACAAGCAGAATCCTTAAAATCCGGTATGCTTGAAAAGGAATTCATTGAATTTCAATGGAACGAATTACATGCTGCCCAATTGAAAGAAAATGAACTAGACACACTTGAAAATGAATTAAAACTGGTTACCAAAGCAGCGGAAATTAAAACAAATTGCATGCAGATTTTTGAACTCATTCAAGGGGAACAAGGCCTGTTGGATCAAACCCAGACAAGCATTTCCCTGGTAAAGAATCTTCAGGTCAATGCGAATTTAAAATCGGTTTACGAACGATTGGATGGCGTTCGAACGGAATTAAAAGACCTCAGTTTGGAATTAGAATCAATAGCCGATCAGACTGAATTAAGTCCGGAACGAATTACAGAAATTAATCAACGCCTGGATCAACTCAACCGATTGTTGAAAAAACACAGAGTCCAGACAGAAATCGAATTAATCCAATTAAAAGATCAATTGGAAATCAAATTGAGCCAATTATCCATGTCTGATGAAAATTTAATCAAACTTCAACAAGAAATAGAGCAATTACAAAATCAACTTACAAAAGAAGCGCAAAACATTTCAAAGAAACGAATCGCTGCGATTCCCGGATTGGTAGCGAACATCCAGAAATTATTGATTAGTCTTGGAATGGTTAATGCGCGCGTTGACATTCAATTACAACAAAATGAAGTGCTTAATGCCCAAGGAATGGATCAGATTGACTTCTTATTTTGTGCCAACAAAGGAGGTGTCTTACGCCCTTTAAAAGACCAGGCATCGGGTGGCGAACTTGCTCGCTTTAATCTTGCGGTAAAATCCCTAGTGGCGACTAAAAATGACGGAGCTTGCATGATTTTTGATGAAATTGACACCGGAGTTTCCGGTCAAATAGCCCTCCAAATGGGAAATATCCTTAAAAACATGGCTCAGACGCACCAATTAATTTGCATCACCCATTCGCCCCAGGTTGCATCCAGAGCAAGCCAACACTATTATGTTTTTAAAGAACATACTCAAACCGACACCGTCACAAATATTCGTAAACTCAACAAAGACGAACGGCTCCATGAATTAGCCAAAATGCTGAGTGGCGAGCCACCCACGAAAGCTGCATTAATTAATGCTACTGAATTGATCAGTCTGTAA
- a CDS encoding SDR family oxidoreductase, with amino-acid sequence MSNQLLANKRGIIFGALDEQSIAWHVAEKCVSQGAKITLTNAPVALRMGKIMELSEKLHAELIGADATSVEDLENLLKKSTEILGGKIDFILHSIGMSLNVRKGKHYTDTNYDFMQKTFDISAISFHKLMQSALKLDAIADGGSILALTYIAAQRVFPDYGEMAESKALLESFARSFGYHFGTLKKVRVNTISQSPTWTTAGSGVKGFKEFYDYADKMSPLGNASADACGDYCVAMFSDLTKMVTMQNLYHDGGFSTMGMNPAVLNL; translated from the coding sequence ATGTCAAATCAATTACTAGCAAATAAACGAGGAATTATTTTTGGAGCCCTGGATGAGCAATCCATTGCCTGGCATGTTGCCGAAAAATGTGTTTCACAAGGTGCTAAAATAACCTTAACAAATGCACCTGTAGCCTTGCGTATGGGCAAAATCATGGAATTGTCTGAAAAGCTACACGCCGAACTAATTGGAGCAGATGCAACTTCTGTTGAGGATCTGGAAAATTTATTAAAGAAATCAACCGAAATTTTAGGAGGAAAAATTGATTTTATCCTTCATTCTATTGGAATGTCTTTAAATGTCCGGAAGGGAAAACATTATACCGATACCAATTATGATTTCATGCAAAAGACCTTTGACATTTCAGCAATATCGTTTCATAAATTGATGCAGTCTGCTTTAAAACTGGATGCCATCGCAGATGGTGGTTCCATTTTAGCATTGACTTACATTGCTGCGCAACGCGTATTTCCGGATTATGGAGAAATGGCAGAATCGAAAGCATTGTTGGAATCGTTTGCCAGAAGTTTTGGGTATCACTTTGGAACCTTAAAAAAAGTACGGGTCAATACCATTTCACAGTCGCCTACTTGGACCACAGCAGGATCCGGGGTGAAGGGATTTAAAGAATTTTATGATTATGCTGATAAAATGAGTCCGTTGGGCAATGCATCTGCGGATGCATGTGGGGATTATTGCGTAGCCATGTTTTCCGATTTGACAAAAATGGTTACCATGCAAAATTTATATCACGATGGAGGATTTTCCACAATGGGAATGAATCCTGCTGTATTAAACTTATAA
- a CDS encoding choice-of-anchor B family protein — MNQHAFLYFLICFSFINLDAQPKKLNLLGHWRDPKVVGSSAYDNAFNEAWGFWVNGHEYGVIGSTSGTHIIDVSDPKNLFERYLIPGAFNGPDVIHRDYDDYRCYLYAVCDEGSSSLQIIDISNLPDTAIVVYDSREFMTRVHNIFIDIPKARLYTCSENGKDGFFALGLYDIINPEKPKFIGRYNKFGDITASHVHDAYARNDTVYLNCGPSGFAIMDFSDASNPKPILTLKPNEYPHSGYNHSGWLTPNGKTYVMADENHGLPLKVFDLSDIVNGNVVSLLSPAKDTAIAIPHNPLVSCDYAYVSYYYDGLQVYNIKNPSKPKLEAYYPTSTLPNNLSYKGSWGNYPYLPSGNIVVADMQNGLFVVEGVEKPCNAVYSCNPVGTSDGILNGTVKLFPNPASHTVTIETDLNLNFVECQLFDARGTFIESTKIENHSHSIQIKLDDLPIGYYWLKLISADHRQVVTSLSKIHH; from the coding sequence ATGAATCAACATGCATTCCTGTACTTTTTAATTTGCTTTTCATTTATTAATTTAGATGCTCAACCGAAAAAATTAAATTTACTTGGTCATTGGAGGGATCCAAAAGTGGTCGGCTCTTCTGCTTATGATAATGCATTTAATGAAGCCTGGGGTTTTTGGGTAAATGGACATGAATATGGGGTCATTGGTTCAACTTCAGGAACACACATCATTGATGTAAGCGATCCGAAAAATTTGTTTGAACGCTATTTAATTCCCGGTGCGTTTAATGGACCCGATGTAATTCACAGAGACTACGATGATTACCGTTGTTACCTCTATGCTGTTTGCGATGAAGGCAGCAGCAGTCTTCAAATAATAGATATTTCAAACTTACCTGATACTGCAATCGTGGTGTATGATTCAAGGGAATTTATGACACGTGTACACAATATTTTTATTGATATTCCAAAAGCAAGACTTTACACGTGTTCAGAAAATGGTAAAGATGGATTTTTTGCATTAGGTCTTTATGATATCATCAATCCGGAAAAACCTAAATTCATAGGACGTTATAATAAATTTGGAGACATCACTGCTTCGCATGTACACGACGCATACGCTCGCAACGATACAGTTTACCTGAATTGTGGACCTTCCGGATTTGCCATAATGGATTTTTCTGATGCTTCTAATCCCAAACCCATCCTAACATTAAAACCAAATGAATATCCACACTCAGGTTACAATCATTCTGGTTGGCTTACACCCAATGGAAAAACCTATGTTATGGCAGATGAAAATCACGGGTTGCCTCTAAAAGTATTTGACTTATCAGATATTGTAAATGGAAACGTGGTGTCGCTACTTTCTCCAGCTAAAGATACCGCCATTGCGATACCTCATAATCCCTTGGTTTCTTGTGATTATGCATACGTATCTTATTATTACGACGGACTACAAGTATATAATATTAAAAATCCTTCCAAACCGAAATTGGAAGCGTATTATCCAACTTCCACGCTACCCAATAACTTAAGTTATAAAGGTTCCTGGGGAAATTATCCATATCTCCCATCCGGAAATATTGTTGTGGCAGACATGCAAAATGGTCTCTTTGTTGTTGAAGGTGTTGAAAAACCCTGCAATGCAGTCTATTCATGCAATCCGGTTGGCACGTCTGATGGGATACTAAACGGTACCGTTAAACTATTTCCAAATCCTGCAAGCCACACTGTAACTATTGAAACGGATTTGAACTTGAATTTTGTAGAATGCCAATTATTTGATGCGAGAGGGACATTCATTGAATCTACTAAAATTGAAAATCATAGCCATTCAATCCAAATTAAATTGGATGACCTGCCGATTGGATATTATTGGTTGAAACTAATTTCAGCAGATCACAGACAGGTTGTTACATCTCTAAGTAAAATTCATCATTAA
- a CDS encoding TIGR00730 family Rossman fold protein: MKTQKQWSQIKGENSWTMFKVIAEFVDGFETLNRIGPCVSIFGSARVREDNPHYQLAMAVAARLVEEGFGVITGGGPGIMEAANKGAFINKGVSVGLNIHLPFEQSNNTYIDFDKNLHHRYFFVRKVMFVKYSQAFIAMPGGFGTLDELFEVLTLTQTHRINKVPIILVGKTFWEPLKKWIVDVMVNTYQYVSPEDLDLMPIVDTPEEVVSQILSYYEGDSSKGLRPTFEL, from the coding sequence ATGAAAACACAAAAACAATGGTCGCAAATTAAAGGAGAAAACAGCTGGACAATGTTTAAGGTAATAGCAGAGTTTGTCGATGGATTTGAAACCTTAAATCGAATTGGCCCTTGTGTTTCTATTTTTGGTTCTGCCCGGGTTCGCGAAGACAATCCACATTACCAATTGGCTATGGCAGTAGCAGCACGGTTGGTTGAAGAAGGCTTTGGGGTGATTACAGGAGGAGGACCGGGAATTATGGAAGCCGCTAACAAAGGTGCTTTTATTAATAAAGGGGTTTCTGTTGGCTTAAACATTCATTTGCCTTTCGAACAATCAAACAATACATACATTGACTTTGACAAGAATTTACATCACCGTTATTTTTTTGTACGCAAGGTGATGTTTGTAAAATACTCCCAGGCGTTTATCGCAATGCCGGGAGGATTTGGTACACTGGATGAATTGTTTGAAGTATTAACCCTCACACAAACCCATCGCATCAATAAAGTGCCCATTATTTTAGTAGGGAAAACATTTTGGGAACCTCTAAAAAAATGGATCGTTGATGTCATGGTAAATACCTATCAATATGTCAGTCCCGAAGATCTTGATCTGATGCCCATTGTGGATACACCAGAGGAAGTGGTTTCGCAAATATTAAGTTATTATGAAGGGGATAGCTCAAAAGGATTGAGGCCTACTTTTGAATTGTAA